In one window of Nocardiopsis aegyptia DNA:
- the corA gene encoding magnesium/cobalt transporter CorA, with protein sequence MIIDKAIYHAGKRHDIDGDISDAFDDARRDRDGCFLWIGLHEPTQEEFALIEEELSLHPLAVEDALTAHQRPKLERYDETLFVVLKTLTYHEETSDVEVGEAMLFIGEDFVVSVRHGAANPLARVRRRLEADPALLSIGPAAVLYGVCDEIVDHYGTVVHDIGSDIIELERAVFDPHGEDVTRDIHHLKREVLEVRSAESPLIPVLQAITKGRVRRFTRTQEYFRDVLDHLLRVHDQVGDHNELLTSALTAHLALLGKQQNEEVRKISAWAAVIAIPTMIAGFYGMNFDHMPELHWLFGYPAIMGVMVAASGLAYYRLRKNGWL encoded by the coding sequence GTGATCATCGACAAGGCGATTTACCACGCCGGGAAACGGCACGACATCGACGGCGACATCAGCGACGCCTTCGACGACGCCCGCCGGGACCGGGACGGCTGCTTCCTGTGGATCGGGCTCCACGAGCCCACGCAGGAGGAGTTCGCACTCATCGAGGAGGAGCTCTCCCTGCACCCCCTCGCGGTGGAGGACGCCCTCACCGCCCACCAGCGCCCCAAGCTGGAACGCTACGACGAGACCCTCTTCGTCGTGCTCAAGACGCTCACCTACCACGAGGAGACCTCCGACGTGGAGGTCGGCGAGGCCATGCTGTTCATCGGCGAGGACTTCGTGGTCAGCGTCCGACACGGCGCCGCCAACCCGCTGGCGCGGGTGCGCAGGCGGCTGGAAGCCGATCCCGCCCTCCTGTCCATCGGCCCGGCCGCCGTGCTGTACGGCGTGTGCGACGAGATCGTCGACCACTACGGCACGGTCGTGCACGACATCGGGTCCGACATCATCGAACTGGAGCGGGCCGTCTTCGACCCGCACGGCGAGGACGTCACCAGGGACATCCACCACCTCAAGCGCGAGGTGCTGGAGGTCCGCAGCGCGGAGAGCCCGCTCATCCCGGTGCTCCAGGCGATCACCAAGGGGCGCGTCCGCCGGTTCACCCGGACCCAGGAGTACTTCCGGGACGTCCTGGACCACCTGCTGAGGGTCCACGACCAGGTCGGCGACCACAACGAACTGCTCACCAGCGCGCTCACCGCGCACTTGGCGCTGCTGGGCAAACAGCAGAACGAGGAGGTCCGCAAGATCTCCGCCTGGGCGGCCGTCATCGCGATCCCCACGATGATCGCGGGGTTCTACGGCATGAACTTCGACCACATGCCGGAGCTGCACTGGCTCTTCGGCTATCCCGCCATCATGGGCGTGATGGTCGCCGCCTCCGGCCTGGCCTACTACCGCCTCCGCAAGAACGGCTGGCTGTAG
- a CDS encoding SulP family inorganic anion transporter, translating into MRNDAQGAHPVPPPTPAESTGSHADRKGIAADVGASFVVFLVAVPMSLGIAVASGAPLMAGLVAAAVGGIVAGLVGGSMVQVSGPAAGQTIIIADLLLTYGWRVTCLITVLAGLVQLALGAFRIARAALAVSPAVMHGLLAGVGITIALAQLHVVLGGAPQSSALANLVDLPDQIAHNHTAAVAVGVITIAIMFGWNRLPSVGRLRPSMIPAALVAIGTATTIAALGDWRVETVSLPDSLADAWSLPQLPQAGQWDGIALAVAAVAMVASVESLVSAIAIDRRHNGRRVMLNRELMGQGAANTVSGALGGLPVAGAIVRSTANVRAGGHSPLSTILHGVWILLFVALFAHVVELIPMAALAALLVFIGVQMVSVAHLRDLRRHHEASVYLVTMGGVVFLGLLEGVFLGFALAMVVSLRRLTKLTVTTEESGDRVHVTVHGSLTFLGVPRLAHVLRTVPSGCRVDLDLHVDFMDHAAFEAIHAWRVDHERTGGSVDIDEVHEQWYARSSARSAPAAKTAPGGMARSWAPWDMRGDADREVDPLALLAAGAREYHASTADRMRSVMSRLAHGQHPTALFITCADSRVVPNLITASGPGDLFTVRNMGNLVPAPGDTNDGSVGAAVEYAVNVLRVPSIVVCGHSHCGAMQALLDRAHLEQGDAATAYMRRWLSAGEASLAHAGAYSGALAGLPTAEALRRLAQANVEQQIGRLLEYPVVRERVESGTLELTGMYYDLESARVHLLDTGTGRFTPVLGVQDVAAPVPRPRADAAGKDQPADESSSGASSRPSCWTPEA; encoded by the coding sequence ATGCGCAACGACGCCCAGGGAGCACACCCCGTACCTCCGCCGACGCCCGCGGAGTCCACCGGGAGCCACGCCGACCGCAAGGGGATCGCCGCCGACGTCGGCGCCTCCTTCGTGGTCTTCCTGGTCGCCGTCCCCATGTCCCTGGGAATCGCCGTCGCCTCCGGCGCCCCACTCATGGCCGGCCTCGTGGCCGCCGCCGTCGGCGGTATCGTCGCCGGCCTCGTCGGCGGATCGATGGTGCAGGTCAGCGGCCCCGCAGCCGGTCAGACCATCATCATCGCCGACCTCCTGCTGACCTACGGGTGGCGGGTGACATGTCTGATCACCGTGCTCGCCGGCCTGGTCCAACTCGCCCTCGGCGCCTTCCGGATCGCCCGTGCCGCCCTGGCCGTCTCCCCCGCCGTGATGCACGGCCTGCTCGCCGGGGTCGGCATCACCATCGCCCTCGCCCAGCTGCACGTGGTGCTGGGCGGCGCCCCGCAGAGCTCGGCCCTGGCCAACCTGGTCGACCTGCCCGACCAGATCGCCCACAACCACACCGCCGCCGTCGCGGTCGGCGTCATCACGATCGCCATCATGTTCGGATGGAACCGGCTGCCGTCCGTGGGCCGTCTGCGGCCGTCGATGATCCCCGCCGCCCTGGTGGCCATCGGCACCGCGACCACCATCGCCGCCCTGGGCGACTGGCGGGTCGAGACGGTCTCCCTGCCCGACTCCCTCGCCGACGCCTGGAGCCTGCCGCAGCTGCCCCAGGCCGGGCAGTGGGACGGCATCGCCCTCGCCGTGGCCGCCGTCGCGATGGTCGCCAGCGTCGAGTCCCTGGTCTCCGCGATCGCCATCGACCGCCGCCACAACGGGCGCCGCGTGATGCTCAACCGCGAACTCATGGGCCAGGGCGCGGCCAACACCGTCAGCGGGGCCCTGGGCGGCCTGCCCGTGGCGGGCGCGATCGTGCGCAGCACCGCCAACGTCCGCGCCGGCGGGCACAGCCCCCTGTCGACGATCCTGCACGGGGTGTGGATCCTGCTGTTCGTCGCCCTGTTCGCGCACGTGGTCGAGCTGATCCCGATGGCCGCCCTGGCGGCGCTGCTCGTCTTCATCGGCGTGCAGATGGTCTCCGTCGCCCACCTGCGCGACCTGCGCCGGCACCACGAGGCCAGCGTCTACCTCGTCACCATGGGCGGCGTGGTGTTCCTCGGCCTCCTGGAGGGGGTCTTCCTCGGCTTCGCCCTGGCGATGGTGGTGTCCCTGCGGCGCCTGACCAAGCTCACCGTGACCACGGAGGAGTCCGGCGACCGCGTCCACGTCACCGTGCACGGGTCGCTCACCTTCCTCGGCGTGCCCAGGCTCGCCCACGTACTGCGCACGGTTCCCTCGGGGTGCCGCGTCGACCTCGACCTGCACGTCGACTTCATGGACCACGCCGCGTTCGAGGCCATCCACGCCTGGCGGGTCGACCACGAGCGCACCGGCGGCAGCGTCGACATCGACGAGGTCCACGAGCAGTGGTACGCCCGCAGCTCGGCCCGGTCGGCCCCGGCCGCCAAGACCGCGCCCGGGGGCATGGCGCGCAGCTGGGCTCCCTGGGACATGCGCGGCGACGCCGACCGCGAGGTCGACCCGCTCGCGCTGCTGGCGGCCGGAGCCCGCGAGTACCACGCCAGCACCGCCGACCGGATGCGCTCGGTCATGAGCCGCCTGGCCCACGGCCAGCACCCCACGGCACTGTTCATCACCTGCGCCGACTCACGCGTCGTGCCCAACCTCATCACCGCGAGCGGCCCGGGCGACCTGTTCACCGTCCGCAACATGGGCAACCTGGTCCCCGCGCCGGGCGACACCAACGACGGGTCGGTGGGCGCCGCGGTCGAGTACGCCGTGAACGTGCTGCGGGTCCCCTCCATCGTCGTGTGCGGCCACTCCCACTGCGGCGCGATGCAGGCCCTGCTGGACCGGGCCCACCTGGAGCAGGGCGACGCCGCCACCGCGTACATGCGCCGATGGCTGTCCGCCGGCGAGGCGAGCCTGGCCCACGCCGGCGCCTACTCCGGCGCGCTGGCGGGGCTGCCCACGGCCGAGGCGCTGCGCCGTCTGGCCCAGGCGAACGTGGAGCAGCAGATCGGCCGACTGCTCGAGTACCCGGTGGTGCGCGAGCGGGTGGAGTCGGGAACGCTGGAGCTGACGGGCATGTACTACGACCTGGAGTCGGCCCGGGTACACCTGCTGGACACCGGGACCGGGCGCTTCACACCCGTTCTCGGCGTCCAGGACGTCGCCGCCCCCGTGCCGCGTCCGCGCGCGGACGCGGCCGGGAAGGATCAGCCGGCGGACGAGTCGTCGTCGGGCGCGTCGTCACGCCCGTCCTGCTGGACACCTGAGGCCTGA
- a CDS encoding YbhB/YbcL family Raf kinase inhibitor-like protein, with protein MFPALPQTRTTRARRTPRALPGTRAGALAAGAAVALTTGCGLFTPGGEVTSDINVTSPLIQEGRALPAAFTCAAGSDASTDEAAREPAAEEGTDEEGTDEEGTDEEGTDEEGTDEGASDAQDGEDAIEGASPPLNWSGLPDPDAVGSIAVVVDDPQAAEVFWVLFDVDPQLGGLRQGTVPPDARQAQNSTGETGYLPPCPEEGDPHEYRFTVYALSDTLGMPDGSELSQTLEAIADSAIARGTLTATSE; from the coding sequence TTGTTCCCGGCCCTCCCTCAGACCCGGACCACCCGTGCGCGGCGCACGCCGCGTGCCCTCCCCGGCACGCGCGCGGGCGCACTGGCGGCGGGCGCCGCAGTCGCGCTGACCACGGGGTGCGGCCTGTTCACGCCGGGCGGAGAGGTCACCAGCGACATCAACGTCACCAGTCCCCTGATCCAGGAGGGCCGGGCACTGCCGGCGGCCTTCACCTGCGCCGCGGGCAGTGACGCCTCCACCGACGAGGCCGCCCGGGAACCGGCCGCCGAGGAGGGCACCGACGAGGAGGGCACCGACGAAGAGGGCACCGACGAAGAGGGCACCGACGAAGAGGGCACCGACGAAGGCGCGTCCGACGCGCAGGACGGTGAGGACGCGATCGAGGGCGCCTCTCCGCCGCTGAACTGGTCGGGGCTGCCCGACCCGGACGCCGTGGGCTCGATCGCGGTCGTGGTGGACGACCCCCAGGCGGCCGAGGTGTTCTGGGTGCTCTTCGACGTGGACCCGCAGTTGGGCGGGCTCCGGCAGGGCACCGTGCCGCCAGACGCGCGTCAGGCGCAGAACAGCACGGGCGAGACCGGATATCTTCCGCCGTGCCCGGAGGAGGGGGACCCGCACGAGTACCGCTTCACGGTGTACGCCCTGAGCGACACCCTGGGCATGCCCGACGGATCCGAGTTGAGCCAGACCCTGGAGGCCATCGCCGACAGCGCGATCGCCAGGGGCACCCTGACCGCCACCAGTGAGTGA
- a CDS encoding AfsR/SARP family transcriptional regulator, translated as MRFSILGPLHVHDGSGRPVSVGGARLRTLLALLLLRPGQRVATETLVDAIWGESAPAATGNALQALVSRLRRVLGEEAEIHGDASGYRLEIGPGQVDLAEFEALTRRGRARLAAGRPAEAITCLGGALALWRGPALPDLTARGVAEDTALRLNETHRMVREEYLAALVALGRHAEALPEAEALTSAEPRRERPVELLMRALAGTGRTADAVAAYDSFRARLADDLGLDPSARLQDVHLRLLRGELSAAEPVIAEPMVPAPAPAASSAAPTASVEPAGPTGPGSVLGDADTEEGRAEPPQLHLPSTLTSFVPRETEVDTAVALLAQGRLVTLTGPGGAGKTRLAIETAATLAARAPGLLSRGGWFVGLAPITSGADVLDAIALAMDLREHAVMRARANTAPSSPAERLASFLGDRSALIVVDNCEHLVEEVARAVEPLLAQCPGLRILATSREPLGVPGERLLTVPSLALPPEEAGVDQAVASPAVVLFTERAQAVSPGFAVTRGNVAHVVRITRELDGMPLALELAAARMRTMAPAQLAARLSDRFRLLTGGSRSALPRHRTLRAVVDWSWELLDEAERRLLRRLSIFSGGATLDAVERVCADPGAAGTVGSQDAWTVLFALVDKSLVIADTATREDAPPRYRQLETVRAYALEHLVRSGEEERVRDAHARYVRDLWRDADSLLRGPRQIETLARLGVEADNFGPAVRWAVERRDVGLALDLVEYGQWYWTLDGSWRQLSRWSRPVLALTGDRAPEGRAIAFACAQFNLAADTGTSQDAAAVHVRRALRTLEEAGERAEYHPMLVYGLVYQAVFDDGAVEAMERLERAVEQPDPWMGATVRLLLALVDSLYGRADRAMASITAALEGYRACADLWGQCQAVLQMVEAVRYEDLDRCLELLDEGLEKAGRAGLSGNVAAFRLRRAQVRTETGDLEDAREDLDALLGTDIAIEDEHMIMLRMAEASWQCAQGETGRARDVLDAAEPLVAGLGGFAPLYVEPVVRSMSALIAWTEGDTGRAWRDAAAAWWAGAHGVGPVGAEVLDTFAVMLAEDEPGRAVTLLGSSAVLRGVPDTATPRVVRAREQCRRALGGAEYEDLLEQAGRTDAKAVRTQVGAWLARLLPDTVPEGGPE; from the coding sequence GTGCGGTTCTCCATTCTCGGTCCCCTTCACGTCCATGACGGTTCCGGTCGTCCGGTATCCGTCGGCGGCGCCCGTCTGCGTACCCTGCTGGCCCTGCTCCTCCTGCGCCCGGGGCAGCGCGTGGCCACCGAAACACTCGTGGACGCCATCTGGGGCGAGTCCGCCCCCGCCGCCACCGGCAACGCCCTCCAGGCACTGGTGTCGCGCCTGCGCCGGGTCCTGGGCGAGGAGGCCGAGATCCACGGCGACGCCTCCGGCTACCGGCTGGAGATCGGCCCCGGCCAGGTGGACCTGGCGGAGTTCGAGGCGCTGACCCGGCGCGGGCGCGCACGGCTCGCCGCGGGCCGCCCCGCGGAGGCGATCACCTGCCTGGGCGGGGCCCTGGCGCTGTGGCGCGGTCCCGCACTGCCCGACCTGACCGCGCGCGGCGTCGCCGAGGACACCGCGCTGCGGCTGAACGAGACCCACCGCATGGTGCGCGAGGAGTACCTGGCGGCCCTGGTGGCACTGGGCCGCCACGCCGAGGCCCTGCCCGAGGCCGAAGCGCTGACCAGCGCCGAACCGCGCCGCGAACGCCCCGTCGAACTGCTCATGCGCGCCCTGGCCGGGACCGGGCGCACCGCGGACGCGGTGGCCGCCTACGACTCCTTCCGCGCCCGGCTGGCCGACGACCTCGGCCTGGACCCCTCGGCCCGGCTCCAGGACGTGCACCTGCGCCTGCTGCGGGGCGAGCTGTCGGCCGCCGAACCCGTCATCGCCGAGCCCATGGTCCCGGCGCCCGCCCCGGCCGCATCGTCCGCGGCGCCCACCGCGTCTGTCGAGCCCGCCGGGCCGACAGGACCCGGTTCGGTGCTCGGCGACGCGGACACCGAGGAGGGCCGGGCCGAACCGCCGCAGCTGCACCTGCCCTCGACCCTCACCAGCTTCGTGCCGCGTGAGACCGAGGTCGACACGGCCGTGGCCCTGCTCGCCCAGGGACGGCTGGTCACCCTGACCGGGCCCGGCGGGGCGGGCAAGACCCGGCTGGCCATCGAGACCGCCGCCACCCTGGCCGCCCGCGCCCCCGGACTCCTCTCCCGTGGCGGCTGGTTCGTCGGGCTCGCGCCCATCACCTCCGGCGCCGACGTCCTCGACGCCATCGCCCTCGCCATGGACCTGCGCGAGCACGCCGTCATGCGGGCCCGCGCGAACACCGCGCCCAGCTCGCCCGCCGAACGCCTCGCGAGCTTCCTCGGCGACCGCTCCGCCCTCATCGTGGTCGACAACTGCGAACACCTGGTCGAGGAGGTCGCCCGGGCGGTCGAACCCCTCCTGGCCCAGTGCCCGGGCCTGCGGATCCTGGCCACCTCGCGCGAACCCCTCGGGGTGCCGGGCGAGCGGCTGCTGACCGTGCCCTCGCTGGCACTGCCGCCCGAGGAGGCCGGTGTCGACCAGGCCGTCGCCAGCCCCGCCGTCGTGCTGTTCACCGAACGCGCGCAGGCGGTGAGCCCGGGGTTCGCGGTCACCCGCGGCAACGTCGCCCACGTCGTGCGCATCACCCGCGAGCTCGACGGCATGCCGCTCGCGCTGGAACTGGCGGCGGCCAGGATGCGCACGATGGCGCCCGCCCAGCTCGCCGCGCGCCTGTCGGACCGCTTTCGGCTGCTCACCGGCGGCAGCCGCTCGGCGCTGCCCCGCCACCGGACCCTGCGCGCCGTCGTGGACTGGAGCTGGGAGCTGCTCGACGAGGCCGAGCGCCGGCTGCTGCGCCGCCTGTCGATCTTCTCCGGCGGCGCGACCCTGGACGCGGTCGAGCGGGTGTGCGCCGACCCCGGAGCCGCGGGCACGGTCGGTAGCCAGGACGCGTGGACGGTGCTGTTCGCGCTCGTGGACAAGTCCCTGGTCATCGCGGACACCGCCACCCGGGAGGACGCCCCGCCCCGGTACCGCCAGCTGGAGACCGTGCGCGCCTACGCGCTGGAACACCTGGTGCGCAGCGGCGAGGAGGAGCGCGTCCGCGACGCCCACGCCCGCTACGTACGGGACCTGTGGCGCGACGCCGACTCCCTGTTGCGCGGACCCCGGCAGATCGAGACCCTCGCGCGACTCGGAGTGGAGGCCGACAACTTCGGCCCGGCCGTGCGGTGGGCGGTCGAGCGACGTGACGTCGGTCTGGCCCTGGACCTGGTCGAGTACGGGCAGTGGTACTGGACGCTGGACGGTTCGTGGCGGCAGCTGTCCCGCTGGTCCCGGCCGGTGCTGGCGCTGACGGGGGACCGGGCGCCCGAGGGGCGCGCGATCGCCTTCGCCTGTGCGCAGTTCAACCTGGCGGCGGACACCGGCACGTCCCAGGACGCGGCGGCGGTGCACGTGCGGCGGGCGCTGCGGACCCTGGAGGAGGCCGGGGAGCGGGCCGAGTACCACCCCATGCTGGTGTACGGGCTCGTGTACCAGGCGGTGTTCGACGACGGCGCGGTCGAGGCCATGGAGCGCCTGGAACGCGCGGTCGAACAGCCGGACCCGTGGATGGGTGCCACCGTGCGGCTCCTGCTGGCCCTGGTCGACTCCCTCTACGGCCGGGCGGACCGGGCGATGGCCTCGATCACGGCCGCCCTGGAGGGGTACCGCGCCTGCGCCGACCTGTGGGGGCAGTGCCAGGCGGTCCTGCAGATGGTGGAGGCCGTGCGGTACGAGGACCTGGACCGCTGCCTCGAACTCCTGGACGAGGGCCTGGAGAAGGCGGGGCGCGCGGGCCTGTCGGGCAACGTGGCGGCGTTCCGGCTGCGCCGTGCCCAGGTCCGCACGGAGACCGGCGACCTCGAGGACGCCCGCGAGGACCTGGACGCCCTTCTCGGCACGGACATCGCCATCGAGGACGAGCACATGATCATGCTGCGCATGGCCGAGGCGTCCTGGCAGTGCGCCCAGGGCGAGACCGGCCGTGCCCGCGATGTCCTGGACGCCGCCGAGCCGCTGGTCGCGGGCCTGGGCGGCTTCGCCCCGCTGTACGTCGAGCCGGTCGTGCGGAGCATGTCGGCGCTGATCGCCTGGACGGAGGGCGACACGGGCCGGGCCTGGCGGGACGCGGCCGCGGCCTGGTGGGCGGGCGCGCACGGGGTGGGGCCGGTGGGTGCCGAGGTCCTGGACACGTTCGCCGTGATGCTGGCCGAGGACGAGCCGGGCCGGGCGGTCACGCTGTTGGGCTCCTCGGCGGTCCTGCGCGGTGTGCCCGACACGGCCACGCCGAGGGTCGTGCGGGCCCGCGAACAGTGCCGTCGGGCCCTGGGCGGGGCCGAGTACGAGGACCTGCTGGAACAGGCGGGGCGGACGGACGCCAAGGCCGTGCGGACGCAGGTGGGCGCGTGGCTGGCGCGGCTGCTGCCGGACACGGTTCCCGAGGGCGGTCCGGAGTGA
- a CDS encoding ABC transporter permease produces MSAVTSPSRSDLPAGAPAAPGSITPISTVQNGLQLAWRSVLKIKANPEEVLGLTFMPIMFVTLFVFVFGQAMMGDWQTYRDFLMPGIIAQSVVFATLGTGFALCQDVEKGIFDRFRSLPIARSAPLIGAILGDLVRYSITVVMVLVVGLAIGFRPEGGVLGVLAASAIVLVFAFALCWMSAFVGMMVRTPMAVQSFGMILMFPLTFGSSAFVDPQTMPSWMRVVAENNPVTHLVDAMRGLMLGGDVAGPVAWTLLWSAIFVAVFFPLAVWAYRRRT; encoded by the coding sequence ATGAGCGCGGTGACGAGCCCGTCGCGGTCCGACCTGCCCGCGGGAGCGCCGGCGGCGCCCGGAAGCATCACGCCGATCAGCACCGTGCAGAACGGCCTCCAGCTGGCCTGGCGCAGTGTCCTGAAGATCAAGGCCAACCCCGAGGAGGTCCTCGGGCTCACGTTCATGCCGATCATGTTCGTGACACTCTTCGTCTTCGTCTTCGGACAGGCGATGATGGGCGACTGGCAGACCTACCGCGACTTCCTGATGCCCGGCATCATCGCGCAGTCGGTCGTCTTCGCCACGCTGGGAACCGGTTTCGCCCTGTGCCAGGACGTGGAGAAGGGCATCTTCGACCGGTTCCGGTCACTGCCCATCGCACGGTCGGCGCCGCTGATCGGGGCGATCCTGGGCGACCTGGTCCGCTACTCCATCACCGTGGTGATGGTGCTGGTGGTGGGTCTGGCGATCGGCTTCCGGCCCGAGGGCGGGGTGCTCGGGGTGCTCGCCGCCTCGGCGATCGTCCTGGTGTTCGCGTTCGCGCTGTGCTGGATGTCGGCGTTCGTCGGCATGATGGTGCGCACCCCGATGGCCGTGCAGAGCTTCGGGATGATCCTGATGTTCCCGCTGACCTTCGGCAGCTCGGCGTTCGTGGACCCGCAGACCATGCCCAGCTGGATGCGGGTCGTGGCGGAGAACAACCCCGTCACGCACCTGGTGGACGCCATGCGCGGCCTCATGCTGGGCGGCGACGTCGCGGGGCCGGTGGCCTGGACCCTGCTGTGGTCGGCCATCTTCGTCGCGGTGTTCTTCCCGCTGGCGGTGTGGGCCTACCGGCGCCGCACCTGA
- a CDS encoding ATP-binding cassette domain-containing protein, with protein sequence MTHAIRAEGLVKQFKGKRALDGVDLTATTGAVLGVLGPNGSGKTTTVRILSTLLQPDEGRAEVGGFDVVRQPHEVRRLIGLTGQYAAVDAELSGTENLVLIARLLGFGRSQARARSTELLERFELSDAAGRPAKTYSGGMRRRLDLAASLVGRPALLYLDEPTTGLDPHSRNGLWDVVRGLVDDGVTVLLTTQYLEEADQLADDIMVLDHGRVISQGTPEQLKNHAGNQVLELQTVEHEQLSLATKIIEAVTSSPVTSDAVRARVPVTDAAVLPEVVRRLDEQGVAVAELSLRKPSLDEVFLALTGHTADEETAGATANEGNRA encoded by the coding sequence ATGACTCACGCCATCCGCGCGGAAGGCCTGGTCAAGCAGTTCAAGGGCAAGCGAGCCCTGGACGGTGTCGACCTGACGGCCACAACGGGGGCCGTGCTGGGCGTACTCGGTCCCAACGGCTCCGGCAAGACGACCACCGTGCGCATCCTGTCCACACTCCTGCAGCCCGACGAGGGCCGTGCCGAGGTCGGCGGGTTCGACGTGGTCCGTCAGCCGCACGAGGTCCGCCGCCTGATCGGGCTGACCGGACAGTACGCCGCGGTCGACGCCGAGCTGAGCGGCACCGAGAACCTCGTGCTCATCGCCCGCCTGCTCGGATTCGGACGGTCCCAGGCACGGGCGCGCTCCACGGAGCTGCTGGAGCGCTTCGAGCTCTCCGACGCCGCCGGGCGCCCGGCCAAGACCTACTCCGGCGGCATGCGGCGCCGCCTCGACCTGGCGGCCAGCCTGGTCGGCCGGCCCGCCCTGCTCTACCTGGACGAGCCCACCACCGGTCTGGACCCGCACAGCCGCAACGGTCTGTGGGACGTGGTGCGCGGCCTGGTGGACGACGGAGTGACCGTCCTGCTCACCACCCAGTACCTGGAGGAGGCCGACCAGCTCGCCGACGACATCATGGTGCTCGACCACGGCAGGGTGATCAGCCAGGGCACGCCCGAGCAGCTGAAGAACCACGCCGGCAACCAGGTGCTGGAGCTGCAGACCGTCGAGCACGAGCAGCTCTCCCTGGCCACGAAGATCATCGAGGCCGTCACCAGCAGCCCGGTGACCTCCGACGCCGTGCGCGCCCGCGTGCCCGTGACCGACGCCGCCGTGCTCCCCGAGGTCGTGCGGCGCCTCGACGAGCAGGGTGTGGCCGTCGCCGAGCTGTCGCTGCGCAAGCCGAGCCTGGATGAGGTCTTCCTCGCCCTGACCGGCCACACCGCCGACGAAGAGACCGCGGGAGCCACCGCGAACGAAGGGAACAGAGCATGA
- a CDS encoding PH domain-containing protein: MNTPPHDPIPPPGGPAPDPGAEGEDVAELRPPLRRVSPRAVGVWTLRLLLGSLFNLVLLSAAAWAVSALGWGWVPDWAREHAWKAPLAYGVYALLQVAIVPSWRYRVHRWEVSDDVIYTREGWVSRTWQFVPINRLQTVDHTQGWLERLFGVATLKVQTASFAGSSSIEGLDEEEARALSEQLAVRAGALRGDAT, translated from the coding sequence ATGAACACGCCTCCCCACGACCCGATTCCCCCTCCCGGCGGACCCGCGCCGGACCCCGGAGCCGAGGGCGAGGACGTGGCCGAGCTGCGTCCTCCGCTGCGCCGGGTGAGTCCCAGGGCGGTGGGCGTCTGGACGCTGCGGCTGCTCCTGGGCTCGCTGTTCAACCTCGTCCTGCTCTCCGCGGCGGCCTGGGCGGTCTCCGCGCTGGGCTGGGGCTGGGTGCCGGACTGGGCGCGCGAGCACGCCTGGAAGGCGCCCCTGGCCTACGGCGTGTACGCGCTGCTGCAGGTCGCGATCGTGCCCTCCTGGCGGTACCGCGTGCACCGCTGGGAGGTCTCCGACGACGTGATCTACACCCGGGAGGGCTGGGTCAGCCGGACATGGCAGTTCGTCCCGATCAACCGGCTGCAGACCGTCGACCACACGCAGGGGTGGCTGGAGCGGCTCTTCGGCGTCGCGACACTGAAGGTGCAGACCGCGTCGTTCGCCGGGTCCTCCAGCATCGAGGGGCTGGACGAAGAGGAGGCGCGCGCGTTGAGTGAGCAGCTGGCCGTGCGGGCCGGAGCACTGCGGGGTGACGCCACCTGA